A DNA window from Ictalurus furcatus strain D&B chromosome 22, Billie_1.0, whole genome shotgun sequence contains the following coding sequences:
- the ostf1 gene encoding osteoclast-stimulating factor 1 → MSKPPPKPAKPGQVKVFRALFTFDPRTPDELYFEEGDILYISDTSDSNWWKGTCRGRTGLIPSNYVAEQAESIDNPMHEASKRGNLSWLRECLDNKVGINGLDKAGNTALYWGCHGGHRDVVELLLSQPNCEVNQQNKLGDTALHAAAWKGYSDIVEMLLNKNARTDVLNNEKKTALQMATNAQCASLLKRRQGSVITRTHSNAEEYLDDEDSD, encoded by the exons ATGTCAAAACCTCCACCAAAACCCGCCAAACCAG gtcAGGTGAAAGTGTTCAGGGCTTTGTTTACCTTTGACCCTCGGACG CCTGACGAGCTTTACTTTGAGGAGGGAGACATCTTATACATCTCAGACACa AGCGATAGTAACTGGTGGAAGGGAACATGCCGAGGAAGAACTGGTCTCATTCCCAGTAATTATg TGGCGGAACAGGCGGAGTCTATCGACAACCCAATGCATGAAGCGTCCAAGAGag ggaatCTGAGCTGGCTCAGGGAGTGTTTGGACAATAAGGTGGGCATTAATGGACTGGATAAAGCAGGGAACACAGCGCTGTACTGGGGCTGCCACGGGGGACACAGAG atGTGGTGGAGCTGCTACTTTCCCAGCCGAATTGTGAGGTTAATCAGCAg aaTAAACTGGGAGACACAGCTCTGCACGCTGCTGCCTGGAAAGGATATTCAGACATTGTGGAAATGCTTTTAAACAAGA atgccAGGACAGATGTGTTGAATAATGAGAAGAAGACGGCTCTGCAGATGGCCACTAACGCTCAGTGTGCGTCTCTACTGAAGAGGAGGCAGGGCAGCG tgatcacgcgcacacacagcaATGCTGAGGAGTATCTGGATGATGAAGACTCTGACTGA